Sequence from the Sphingobacteriaceae bacterium GW460-11-11-14-LB5 genome:
AGCATGGAGGATCTGGAGAAACGTTAAATAATTTATGTTTGGTTGAGTGCACTAAACTACAACTATTTATTTAGTTTAAAAATAAATATTAAAATATTTTTTTATAAAGAAAAGGAGGAGGGATAGCTTAACACAGAGAATGATGACATTTTATTTTTCTGCTGCCAAGATCAATTTTTTGATGAGTACAATTTGTCCAAAATGGTAATAGCTATGCTCAATTACGCCTTCTATATTGCGCAGATAGGTGCCATACTTTTCATTTACAAATATTTCATCTAATTTTTCATCAGGAATTTGTGCTACTTCATCAGCGAAAGCTGCCGAATTTGCCAAAAACGCTTCCACCAGTTTTTTCCAATCCGCTTCTGATTGTATTGGCGGAAGGTCGAAACTATATTGATCTTTAATTTCGAGCAAGCCGCCTTTAAATACATTTAAAATGCCAAGCAGGTAATAATTAATGTGGTAGGTTAAAGCCGCAATGGTATTTAAATCTGCTATCTGATGTGTAGCCTGTTGCCAGGTAATACTTAATAACTGGTCTTTGTAGTTGGTATTGGCAATCCAATATCCGTTTAATAAAACTTCTCTCAGGCGGTTTGCAATAAACTCAGATCTTTTCATTGGTCTCATTTCTTAGTTGAAACTATGGACTTTTAGTGCAAGACTTACTTTTCTACAAATTTTTATTTTTTGCCACAGATTAGATACAATCTGCGAATCTGTGGCTTTTTTTAACAACGAATTGGATTCTAATTTGCTGACATTGATTTATAGCTATTAACAACAGTTATAGTAAATTTTTACTTTCTGCTCTTTTTCGCTCCAGGCAATATAAATGTTATTCTCTTTTCCTAAACGATATTTGAAACCGTTTAATCCCGATTTCTTTAATTCTTCGTAAAGGGCTTTGTCGGGCGTGTAATTGTCGGCCTTATCTTCCGGCATTACAG
This genomic interval carries:
- a CDS encoding DUF1572 domain-containing protein, with product MKRSEFIANRLREVLLNGYWIANTNYKDQLLSITWQQATHQIADLNTIAALTYHINYYLLGILNVFKGGLLEIKDQYSFDLPPIQSEADWKKLVEAFLANSAAFADEVAQIPDEKLDEIFVNEKYGTYLRNIEGVIEHSYYHFGQIVLIKKLILAAEK